The Xylophilus rhododendri region GCCTGCGCGGCCGTGTCGGCGGCTGGTTCAGCGGCCTGTTCCGCGCCGCCGGCGATGCGCTGCCGGTGCGCATCGGCTCCTCCGAATACGCCCGCACCCAGACCGCTCCGGCACGCCTCATGGGCTTCGACCAAGCGCTGCTCTGGGTCACGGTGGCCCTGCTGGCCTGGGGCCTGGTGATGGTCTATTCGGCCTCCATCGCCATGCCGGACAACCCGCGTTTCGGCCGCCTGGGCTACAGCCAGACCTATTTCCTCTACCGCCATGTGATCGGCCTGGTGCTGGGTTTCGTCGCCGCGGTGCTGGCCTTCCAGGTGCCGATCCGCACCTGGGAGCGCTGTGCCCCGGCGCTTTTCATCTTCTCGCTGCTGCTGCTGCTGGCGGTGCTGATCCCGCATGTGGGCCGCAGCGTCAACGGCGCGCGGCGCTGGATCCCGCTGGGCGTGATGAACTTCCAGCCTTCGGAGCTGGCCAAGCTGTCGGTGGTGATCTATGCCGCCGACTACATGGTGCGCAAGATGGAAGTCAAGGAACGCTTCTTCCGCGCCGTGCTGCCCATGGGCGTGGCGGTGGCGGTGACCGGCGTGCTGCTGCTGGCCGAGCCCGACATGGGCGCCTTCATGGTGATCGCCATCATCGCCATGGGCATCCTGTTCCTGGGCGGCGTGAACGCCCGGATGTTCTTCCTGATCGCCGCCGTGCTGCTGTTCGCCTTCTCGATGATGGTGATGATGAGCGAGTGGCGGCGCGAGCGGATCTTCGCCTACCTCAACCCCTGGGACGAGAAGCTCACCCTGGGCAAGGGCTACCAGCTCTCGCATTCGCTGATCGCCATCGGCCGCGGCGAGATCTTCGGCGTGGGCCTGGGCGGCAGCGTGGAGAAGCTGCACTGGCTGCCCGAGGCGCATACCGACTTCCTGCTCGCCGTGATCGGCGAGGAATTCGGCATGGTCGGCGTGCTGGTGGCCATCGGCCTCTTCCTGTGGCTGACCCGCCGCATCATGCACATCGGCCGCCAGGCGATCGCGCTGGACCGGGTCTTCGCCGGGCTGGTGGCGCAGGGCATCGGCATCTGGGTGGGTTTCCAGTCCTTCATCAACATGGGCGTGAACCTGGGCGCGCTGCCGACCAAGGGGCTGACGCTGCCCTTCATGAGTTACGGCGGCTCGGCCATCCTGATGAACCTGGTGGCGGTGTCCATCGTGCTGCGCATCGACTACGAGAACCGCGTGCTGATGCGGGGAGGGCGCATCTGATGGGCAAGACCGCGCTGGTCATGGCCGGTGGCACGGGGGGGCATATCTTCCCCGGCATCGCCGTGGCCGAGGCCTTGCGTGCGCGCGGCTGGACGGTGCATTGGGTCGGTGCGCCGGCCAGCATGGAGGCGCGGCTGGTGCCGCCGCGTGGGTTTACCTTCGAGGCCATCGATTTCGGCGGTGTGCGGGGCAAGGGGTTCATGACCTTGCTGCTGCTGCCTTTGCGGCTGCTGCGGGCTTTTTGGCAGAGCCTGCAGATGGTGCGGCGGGTGAAGCCGGATGTGGCGATCAGCTTCGGGGGTACATCGCTTTTCCTGCCGGGTTGATGTCCGTGCTGTCGTGGAAGCCGCTGGTGCTGCATGAGCAGAACTCGGTGGCCGGGCTGGTCAATCGCGTGCTGGCTACTGTGGCGGATCGCAGCTTCACGGCGTTTCCCGGGGTTCTCAAGACCGGCGAGTGGGTTGGCAATCCCCTGCGGTCGGAGTTTCTGGCGGTGCCTGCGCCGGCTGAGCGGTTTGCGGGGCGCAGCGGGCCCTTGCGCCTGCTGGTCGTGGGCGGGAGCCTGGGGGCGAAGGCGCTCAATGAGATCGTGCCTGCTGCCCTTGCCCTGCTGCCTGCTTCGGAGCGGCCTGTGGTGACCCACCAGAGTGGCGAGAAGCAGATCGATGCGCTGCGGGCCAACTATGCGCGGGCCGGGGTGTCTGCTGAGTTGACGCCCTTCATCCAGGATACGGCGGTGGCGTTTGCGGATGCCGATCTGGTGATTGCGCGGGCTGGGGCCAGTACGGTGACCGAGATTGCTGCTGTTGGGGCGGCTGCCTTGTTTGTGCCGTTTCCGTTTGCCGTGGATGACCACCAGACTACGAACGCCGGGTTTCTGGTGGATGCCGGGGCTGCCTGGCTGGTGCAGCAGAAGGTTCTGACTGCCGAGTCGCTGGCTGCGATGTTGCGGTCTATGACTCGTACTGAGTTGTTGGCTCGGGCTGAGAAGGCCCGGGGTGTTGCCAAGCTGGATGCTGTGGGTGCTGTTGTGGCGGCTTGTGAGGAGGTTGCTCGATGAGCTCTTGCTTCTTGCTGGCGCTGGCTGCTCCTGCGGAGGGCGGGGGCCGGGATTTCGGCCCGGCGGCCGACTCACTTTCTTTTGCTTCGCCAAAAGAAAGTAAGCAAAGAAAAGGCGACCCGACACCCGAGGCCCTTCGGGCACCGCTGCGGTACTCGCAAAGGCGGGGTCCACGACAACTCGCTTCGCTCAAACAGGTCGTGGCCCTGATCCGCCTTTGCTCCGTTCCTCGCTCTCGGGCTCACGGTACCCGGGAGCGGGAGCGGGGACAGCGGCTGCTTCGCAGCGCAACTGGCCTTCGCTGCGCTCGGCCGCTGGCTGGTGAATACCTGCCCTTCGCCACGTTCTGTCTTTCAGCCAGGGCCGAGCGCAGCGAAGGCCCGTCGCCCTGCGAAGCAGTGGCTGTCCCCGTTCCCCGGGTCCCATCTGCGGGTGAGCGAGGAGCGGAGCAAAGGCGGATCAGGGCCACGACCTGTTTGAGCGAAGCGCAGCGTAGCGAGTTGTCGTGGACCCCGCCTTTGCGAGCACCGCAGCGTGCCCCCTCGAAGAGGGGGGACTCCCGCAGCTGGGTCGCCTTTCTTTGCTTACTTTCTTTGGCGAAGCAAAGAAAGTGAGCGCGGTCTGGGGCGCGCAGCCCCAGCTCCGCCCTCCGCAGGAGAACCGCCCCCAGCAAGAAGCCAAAGCCGCCAGCCAGCCAGCAAACAAAGCACAACAAAAATGAAGCACGCCATCCGACAAATCCATTTCGTAGGCCTGGGCGGCTCCGGCATGAGCGGCATAGCCGAGGTCCTCTTCAACCTCGGCTACCAGGTCTCAGGCTCAGACCTGTCAGACAGCCCCACCCTGA contains the following coding sequences:
- the ftsW gene encoding putative lipid II flippase FtsW; protein product: MSATPEAIGLRGRVGGWFSGLFRAAGDALPVRIGSSEYARTQTAPARLMGFDQALLWVTVALLAWGLVMVYSASIAMPDNPRFGRLGYSQTYFLYRHVIGLVLGFVAAVLAFQVPIRTWERCAPALFIFSLLLLLAVLIPHVGRSVNGARRWIPLGVMNFQPSELAKLSVVIYAADYMVRKMEVKERFFRAVLPMGVAVAVTGVLLLAEPDMGAFMVIAIIAMGILFLGGVNARMFFLIAAVLLFAFSMMVMMSEWRRERIFAYLNPWDEKLTLGKGYQLSHSLIAIGRGEIFGVGLGGSVEKLHWLPEAHTDFLLAVIGEEFGMVGVLVAIGLFLWLTRRIMHIGRQAIALDRVFAGLVAQGIGIWVGFQSFINMGVNLGALPTKGLTLPFMSYGGSAILMNLVAVSIVLRIDYENRVLMRGGRI